The proteins below come from a single Candidatus Bathyarchaeia archaeon genomic window:
- the ilvN gene encoding acetolactate synthase small subunit — protein MDDISVIAALVEHKPGVLFKVSNLFRRRGFNIENITVGPIETSDLARMTITVKGDEATRDQVVKQLRKLIEVVHVEVLKPESLVQRELALIKVKVDSPETRREIMDYTSIFRGRVVDVSPESMIVEITGTPDKMDAFINLMLKYGIIEIARTGVTALTRGKASITTSYPLMLELGE, from the coding sequence ATGGACGATATATCGGTTATAGCGGCGTTGGTTGAGCATAAACCCGGCGTCCTATTCAAGGTATCCAACCTGTTCAGGCGGAGGGGTTTTAACATCGAGAACATCACTGTTGGTCCCATTGAAACTAGCGACCTAGCCCGCATGACCATCACCGTCAAGGGTGATGAGGCTACAAGGGATCAGGTGGTGAAGCAGTTGAGGAAGCTCATAGAGGTTGTGCACGTTGAGGTTTTAAAACCGGAGAGCCTGGTTCAGAGGGAGCTCGCGTTAATCAAGGTAAAGGTGGATTCTCCGGAGACTCGGAGGGAGATTATGGATTACACATCCATATTTCGTGGACGCGTGGTGGATGTTTCCCCTGAATCCATGATCGTTGAGATCACGGGGACGCCTGATAAAATGGACGCCTTCATCAACCTGATGCTCAAATACGGCATCATCGAGATCGCGAGGACAGGTGTGACAGCCCTCACAAGGGGGAAAGCTTCTATAACCACCTCCTACCCTCTAATGTTGGAGTTAGGTGAATGA
- the ilvC gene encoding ketol-acid reductoisomerase, translating into MVKVYFDEDASLEPLKNKTIAVIGYGSQGRAQALNFRDSGLNVVVGLRRNGSSWKMAEEDGFNPLEMSEAARMGDVVHILIPDVAQPKVYREQIADQLKEGKTLGFSHGFNILYRQIVPPKNVDVIMVAPKSPGARMRIAYKNNFGVPALLAVEQNYTGKAKETALAMAKALGCTRAGVIETTFKEEAESDLIGEQTVLVGGLMELIRLGFENLVEAGYQPELAYFEACNEAKLIMDLIYEGGLVGMLKGVSDTAKYGGITVGPRVIDEHVRENMRKVVEYVKSGEFARKWIETAEKDPTFLNREINALRDHALEKTGRFIRKMSGLEK; encoded by the coding sequence TTGGTTAAAGTATACTTTGACGAGGACGCGAGCCTGGAGCCTTTGAAGAATAAAACCATAGCCGTCATCGGTTATGGAAGCCAGGGGAGGGCTCAGGCCCTAAACTTCAGGGATTCAGGCCTAAACGTCGTGGTTGGTTTAAGAAGAAACGGCTCCTCTTGGAAGATGGCTGAGGAGGATGGGTTTAACCCCTTGGAGATGTCGGAGGCTGCTCGAATGGGTGACGTGGTCCACATCCTCATCCCCGATGTGGCTCAACCCAAAGTGTACCGGGAGCAGATAGCCGACCAGTTGAAGGAAGGCAAGACGTTGGGGTTTTCCCACGGCTTCAACATCTTGTATCGGCAAATCGTTCCGCCGAAAAACGTGGACGTCATCATGGTGGCTCCTAAAAGCCCTGGGGCGAGGATGAGGATAGCCTACAAAAACAACTTCGGCGTCCCAGCCCTCCTAGCCGTCGAGCAAAACTACACTGGGAAGGCGAAGGAAACGGCGTTAGCCATGGCGAAGGCCTTGGGATGCACCAGGGCCGGAGTCATTGAAACCACCTTTAAAGAGGAGGCGGAAAGCGACCTCATCGGGGAGCAAACCGTTCTCGTGGGAGGCTTAATGGAGCTGATAAGGCTTGGATTTGAAAACCTCGTGGAAGCCGGATACCAGCCTGAGCTCGCCTACTTCGAAGCCTGCAACGAGGCCAAGTTGATCATGGACCTCATATATGAAGGCGGATTGGTTGGAATGCTGAAAGGCGTCTCGGACACGGCGAAGTATGGAGGAATCACCGTTGGCCCCCGTGTCATAGACGAGCATGTAAGGGAGAACATGCGTAAAGTCGTAGAGTACGTGAAGAGCGGTGAGTTTGCTCGGAAATGGATTGAAACAGCGGAGAAAGACCCAACGTTCCTCAACAGGGAAATCAACGCCTTAAGGGACCACGCCCTGGAGAAAACTGGGCGCTTCATCAGGAAAATGTCAGGGCTGGAAAAGTAG
- the hacA gene encoding homoaconitase large subunit: protein MNIFERILARASGLREVAAGDYVTAKVDLAMFHDLTGPLTINAFKEIGVEKVWDPEKIVVVFDHLVPANTMETAELHKQVRSFVKQQDIKHFYDVGRGGICHQVVVENGHVKPGDLVVGADSHTCTYGAVGAFATGVGSTDMAAALATGELWFKVPAAIKVEAKGAFKKYVSAKDLILKVIGELTADGASYKGLEFRGDAVQRMSVDGRMTLCNMAVEAGAKAGLVPPDEVTAKYLGLTGFDPRLLGDGDDSYERVLHVDVGELQPQVAVPPRVDDVKPVSEAKGVPVDQVFIGSCTNGRIEDLRVAAEIMRGGKVHKDVRVIVIPASNKVFLQALNEGLIKTFTEAGAVVANPNCGPCLGGHMGLLASGETCLSTSNRNFIGRMGSSKARIYLASPATAAATALEGQIADPTEFGG, encoded by the coding sequence TTGAACATTTTCGAGAGGATTTTAGCCCGGGCTTCAGGCCTCAGAGAGGTCGCCGCCGGAGACTACGTGACGGCGAAAGTGGACTTGGCCATGTTCCACGACCTCACCGGACCCTTAACCATCAACGCCTTCAAGGAAATCGGCGTTGAAAAGGTGTGGGATCCTGAGAAAATCGTCGTCGTATTCGACCATTTGGTTCCAGCGAACACGATGGAAACCGCTGAGCTCCATAAACAGGTGAGGAGCTTCGTGAAACAGCAGGACATAAAACACTTCTACGATGTCGGACGGGGGGGAATATGCCATCAAGTAGTGGTGGAAAACGGGCATGTCAAGCCCGGGGACTTGGTGGTGGGAGCGGATTCGCACACCTGCACCTACGGGGCGGTTGGGGCCTTCGCCACCGGGGTCGGATCCACGGACATGGCCGCCGCGCTGGCCACGGGGGAGCTGTGGTTTAAGGTCCCCGCCGCGATCAAGGTTGAGGCGAAGGGCGCGTTTAAAAAGTATGTGTCGGCGAAGGATTTAATCTTGAAAGTGATTGGCGAGCTCACCGCCGATGGCGCGTCGTACAAGGGGTTGGAGTTTCGAGGCGACGCCGTTCAGAGGATGAGCGTAGATGGGAGAATGACATTGTGTAACATGGCGGTTGAAGCTGGGGCGAAGGCTGGTCTAGTTCCCCCAGACGAGGTGACGGCAAAATACTTGGGGTTAACGGGCTTCGACCCCAGACTCCTAGGAGACGGTGACGACTCTTATGAGCGAGTCTTACACGTGGATGTTGGGGAGCTTCAACCCCAAGTGGCTGTTCCACCCCGCGTTGACGATGTGAAACCTGTAAGCGAGGCCAAGGGGGTGCCTGTGGATCAGGTGTTCATCGGATCATGCACTAATGGGAGAATCGAGGATCTAAGGGTGGCCGCTGAGATAATGAGGGGAGGGAAGGTGCATAAAGACGTAAGGGTCATCGTCATACCTGCCTCGAACAAGGTTTTTCTCCAAGCGTTGAACGAGGGTTTGATTAAAACGTTTACGGAGGCGGGCGCGGTGGTCGCTAACCCCAATTGCGGGCCATGCCTAGGAGGCCACATGGGGTTGTTGGCCTCTGGGGAAACATGCCTCAGCACGTCGAACAGGAACTTCATCGGTCGAATGGGTAGCTCTAAGGCTCGGATCTACCTCGCGTCGCCGGCCACCGCCGCCGCCACCGCGTTAGAGGGACAGATAGCCGACCCAACGGAGTTTGGGGGTTGA
- a CDS encoding 3-isopropylmalate dehydratase, translating to MILEGECVKLGNDVDTDVILPGRYLTITDFHELGRHALEGLMPGFSEVAGRGVVVVAGLNFGCGSSREHAALALKHAGVRAAVAESFARIFYRNAFNVGLPAVECEGIHGAVESGDRLTIDLHRGLVKNQRTSMELRFNPIPSFMLAMLEEGGLIPYLKRRLAGEHPRPERS from the coding sequence TTGATCTTGGAAGGTGAATGCGTAAAGCTGGGGAACGACGTGGACACGGACGTGATTCTGCCGGGCAGATATTTAACGATCACCGACTTCCATGAGCTGGGTCGACACGCCTTGGAAGGATTGATGCCCGGTTTCAGCGAGGTGGCTGGAAGAGGCGTTGTCGTAGTGGCTGGCTTGAATTTTGGATGCGGTTCAAGCCGGGAGCACGCGGCCCTCGCCTTGAAACACGCCGGCGTGAGGGCTGCTGTGGCTGAAAGCTTCGCACGGATCTTTTATCGAAACGCGTTCAACGTGGGGTTGCCGGCGGTTGAGTGTGAGGGGATTCACGGCGCGGTGGAGAGCGGTGACCGTTTAACCATCGACCTCCATAGGGGTCTGGTGAAAAACCAGCGCACCTCGATGGAGCTGCGGTTTAACCCCATTCCAAGCTTCATGCTAGCAATGCTAGAGGAAGGGGGTTTAATCCCCTATTTGAAGCGGCGGTTGGCTGGTGAACATCCACGTCCGGAACGATCGTAA
- the cimA gene encoding citramalate synthase, translating to MEGRRVWVNVKSPLQPNVKDMEKVEVYDTTLRDGNQAFGVNFSVEDKIKLARRLDAVGVHYIEGGWPNKTNEAEMEFFRRARGLQLSASITAFGRTVKPGLEPDEDEDLLALAEAQPDVITVMGKAWRLHVQRILGTTLDENLRMVKRSVEYLRRMGFQVMFDAEHFFDGFKDDKRYALQVLSEAASAGAETLVLCDTRGGATYGEVSQIVKEVSSKLNAKIGIHAHNDRGLATANTLAAVSSGATQVQGTVNGVGERCGNADLVEVACNLEAGYGVSTGLKLSELTSLSEYVYEIANTPQNPYKPFVGRFAFAHKGGVHAHAVLKLPEAYEAYDPQMFGNKRMIAVSSQSGVSNIVAKAREFGFHLEKGGKAQTILRRVKGLEARGYHYENANASLYLLFARELGVEVKYFDVVNWRAYVLWQGNQISAESTVKLRVGGREVIMAGEGNGPVNAFDVALRNALKTVYPEISKVQLVGYRVREIDLEKGTAATVQVFIEFRANGMQWSTIGVSPNILEASEEALIDGYNYYLHASRSGHAFTT from the coding sequence ATGGAAGGAAGACGTGTATGGGTGAACGTAAAATCGCCTCTCCAACCAAACGTTAAGGACATGGAAAAGGTAGAAGTCTACGATACCACGTTGAGGGATGGCAACCAAGCCTTCGGCGTCAACTTCTCAGTTGAAGATAAAATTAAACTCGCTAGGCGTTTAGACGCCGTCGGAGTGCACTATATCGAAGGGGGATGGCCTAACAAAACGAACGAGGCTGAAATGGAGTTTTTCAGAAGGGCGAGGGGCCTTCAACTGTCCGCTTCTATCACAGCGTTCGGCAGAACCGTAAAGCCTGGGCTTGAACCCGACGAGGATGAAGACTTACTCGCGTTGGCGGAGGCTCAACCAGACGTCATCACCGTTATGGGTAAGGCTTGGAGGCTCCATGTTCAAAGAATTCTCGGAACCACCCTAGATGAAAACCTACGCATGGTGAAGAGATCCGTGGAATACTTGAGGAGGATGGGGTTCCAAGTGATGTTCGACGCTGAGCACTTCTTTGACGGATTCAAAGACGATAAACGCTACGCGCTTCAAGTCCTTTCAGAAGCGGCCTCAGCGGGCGCTGAGACTCTGGTTCTATGCGACACCAGAGGAGGCGCAACCTACGGTGAGGTCTCACAGATCGTTAAAGAGGTCTCCTCGAAGCTGAACGCGAAGATCGGAATCCACGCCCACAACGATCGAGGCCTAGCCACAGCCAACACCTTAGCCGCCGTCTCCTCAGGGGCCACACAGGTCCAGGGAACGGTGAACGGTGTGGGGGAGAGGTGTGGAAACGCAGACCTGGTGGAAGTGGCTTGCAATCTGGAAGCGGGCTACGGGGTTTCAACAGGCCTAAAACTGAGCGAGCTTACCAGCCTCTCGGAATACGTCTACGAGATCGCTAACACGCCTCAAAACCCCTACAAGCCGTTCGTAGGCAGATTCGCCTTCGCCCATAAAGGCGGAGTCCACGCCCACGCCGTGTTAAAGCTTCCTGAAGCCTACGAGGCGTATGACCCGCAGATGTTCGGCAACAAGAGGATGATCGCCGTCTCCTCCCAGTCGGGTGTCAGCAACATCGTGGCCAAAGCCAGGGAGTTTGGGTTTCACCTCGAGAAGGGTGGTAAGGCTCAAACCATCCTGCGTAGGGTGAAGGGCCTTGAAGCCCGAGGCTACCACTACGAGAACGCTAACGCCAGCCTATACCTGTTGTTCGCCCGGGAGCTGGGCGTTGAAGTCAAATATTTCGACGTGGTGAACTGGAGGGCCTATGTTCTATGGCAGGGAAACCAAATCTCAGCTGAAAGCACCGTGAAGCTGAGGGTTGGAGGCAGGGAGGTGATCATGGCGGGCGAGGGGAATGGGCCGGTGAACGCCTTTGACGTAGCGTTGAGAAACGCTTTGAAAACCGTCTACCCTGAGATCTCTAAGGTTCAGCTGGTCGGCTACAGGGTGAGGGAAATCGACTTAGAGAAGGGAACAGCCGCCACAGTTCAGGTCTTTATAGAGTTCAGAGCCAATGGAATGCAATGGTCAACCATCGGGGTTTCACCCAACATCCTAGAGGCAAGTGAAGAAGCGTTGATAGACGGATACAACTACTATTTACACGCCTCTAGGAGTGGACATGCATTTACAACATGA
- a CDS encoding branched-chain amino acid transaminase, whose protein sequence is MVIEKVDYVWMDGRYVAWDEAQVHVMSHALHYGTGVFEGLRGYSVGDNLYVFRMDDHLKRLYDSAKVYFMDIPYSSSELKDTIISLLKKNRLKSNCYIRPIVYRGFGEFGLNPLGSPVNCAVIAFPIGSYLKETGVRVRTSSWRRTPDECLPSAAKTCGAYVNSVLAKVEAVKSGYDEAILLDGNGYLAEGTGENIFIVRDRVIYTPPLSSSILEGVTRKTVINLAEDEGYRVVEAPLLKSELYRCDEAFFTGTAAEITPILQVDDRQVGDGSAGEVTSRLQRLFKDVVAGKVRRYRSWLTKVY, encoded by the coding sequence ATGGTCATTGAAAAGGTCGATTATGTTTGGATGGATGGAAGATACGTAGCCTGGGATGAAGCTCAGGTTCACGTCATGAGCCATGCGCTGCACTATGGAACCGGCGTGTTCGAGGGTTTAAGGGGATACTCCGTCGGCGATAACCTCTACGTGTTCAGGATGGATGATCATCTGAAAAGGCTTTACGACTCCGCTAAAGTCTACTTCATGGACATACCTTACAGCTCATCGGAGTTAAAAGACACCATCATCAGCCTGCTCAAAAAGAACCGTTTGAAATCCAACTGTTACATAAGGCCGATAGTGTACAGGGGGTTTGGAGAGTTTGGGTTAAACCCCTTGGGGTCGCCTGTAAACTGCGCTGTAATCGCCTTCCCAATCGGATCATATTTGAAGGAGACGGGTGTGAGGGTTCGAACCTCCAGTTGGAGGAGGACGCCGGATGAATGCCTCCCCTCGGCCGCGAAGACCTGCGGCGCGTATGTGAACTCGGTTCTGGCTAAGGTTGAGGCTGTGAAATCGGGGTACGATGAGGCCATATTGCTGGATGGAAACGGTTACTTGGCTGAGGGAACGGGTGAAAACATCTTCATCGTAAGGGACCGCGTCATTTACACGCCTCCATTATCCAGCTCCATCCTGGAGGGCGTGACCAGAAAGACGGTGATCAACTTGGCTGAGGATGAGGGATACCGGGTTGTGGAGGCCCCGTTGCTGAAGTCAGAGCTCTACCGCTGTGATGAAGCGTTCTTCACCGGGACGGCGGCTGAGATCACACCCATCCTGCAGGTGGATGACCGACAGGTCGGGGATGGCTCAGCGGGGGAGGTTACCTCGCGTTTGCAGCGTTTGTTCAAAGACGTCGTGGCCGGTAAGGTTAGGCGTTACAGGAGTTGGTTGACGAAGGTTTACTAA